Sequence from the Pyrobaculum neutrophilum V24Sta genome:
CCTGGTAACGTCCTGTTGTGGGGTCGAGGTGGCTCACACATCTGGCCCTGGCTTCGACGCGGAGAGGTGGGGCGTTCTGCCCTTCCACACCATGCGCCAGAGCAACGTCATACTGGTGGAGGGGACCATAACCAGGAAGATGGCCCGCGTCTTAAAGATGGTGTATGAGCAGATGCCCGAGCCGAAGTACGTCCTCGCCATGGGCGCATGCGCCGTAAGGGGAGGCCTCTTCTGGAACTCCTACCACGTGGTTCAGGTAGACACGGTCTTGCCAGTGGACGTCTACATAGCAGGTTGCCCGCCCACGCCCGAGGCCGTGATAAGGGCCTTCATGATGCTCCACAACAAGATAAAAGGCCAGCCGGGGCCGTACATCGAGCCGACCAAGGTAGATCTAACGCCGTATCTACCGCCTCCGCCAAAACCACAACAGAAGCCGGCGGCCCAGGCGGCGTAGTATGGCGGTCAAAGCCCCACCCAAGTGCCCGCCGCCCGCCGACCACCCCCTGCTCGAGAAGCTGAGGACAGCGCTGGGGGACGCCCTCCTGAGCCACGGCGTAACGCCAGAGGGCCACCTGTGCCTCATGGTGCCCCCTGGGAAGGTTAGAGAAGTCGCCGCCAAGCTGAAGGAGCTGGGCTTCGACCACGTCCTCTCACTAAGCGCGATGGACTA
This genomic interval carries:
- a CDS encoding NADH-quinone oxidoreductase subunit B, with amino-acid sequence MSQALREFLMRKAKLEKLFKWGVRWSLWPVHLVTSCCGVEVAHTSGPGFDAERWGVLPFHTMRQSNVILVEGTITRKMARVLKMVYEQMPEPKYVLAMGACAVRGGLFWNSYHVVQVDTVLPVDVYIAGCPPTPEAVIRAFMMLHNKIKGQPGPYIEPTKVDLTPYLPPPPKPQQKPAAQAA